The Aureispira anguillae genome contains a region encoding:
- a CDS encoding peroxiredoxin family protein, translating to MANRTNKYGLEGNQAPELSVPRWINEKGEESDSIFLADYEGKFKIIYCFQAWCPGCHSQGLPALKKMVEALKENDKVAFIAIQTVFEGQHENTFAKVKEIQKQYELAIPFGHDVGTEATQNISSTMYHYRTGGTPWFILIDQKGRVIFNDFHLNTEKAIEFLKTIC from the coding sequence ATGGCGAACAGAACAAATAAATATGGGCTAGAAGGTAATCAAGCTCCTGAATTAAGTGTTCCAAGGTGGATCAATGAAAAGGGAGAAGAATCCGACTCAATATTCTTAGCAGATTATGAAGGAAAATTTAAAATTATTTATTGTTTTCAGGCTTGGTGCCCAGGCTGTCACAGTCAAGGTTTACCTGCATTAAAAAAAATGGTAGAAGCACTAAAAGAGAATGATAAGGTAGCTTTTATAGCGATTCAAACTGTCTTTGAAGGGCAGCATGAAAATACATTTGCAAAAGTAAAAGAGATTCAAAAACAATATGAGTTAGCAATCCCTTTTGGGCATGATGTAGGAACAGAAGCAACACAAAATATTTCTTCAACCATGTATCACTATCGAACAGGAGGGACACCTTGGTTTATTCTAATTGATCAAAAAGGAAGGGTCATTTTTAATGATTTTCATCTGAATACAGAAAAAGCAATTGAATTTTTAAAGACAATTTGCTAG
- a CDS encoding potassium channel family protein: protein MPHGFEGFWQHAIVLQNVLIGLLLFRNARKWVYILALILSAILLIECLLFWWFDDLLIRFTIGGLFMIYFLLASVKVYKDILMAKEVGNETIAAAFSGFIMLGFIGAFLFTLVELSTPNSFSNLGVGENRFQNLNYFSFVSLLTIGYGDIAPLTPVAKKMAVFLGLVGNFYLTFITAIVIGKYLSDK, encoded by the coding sequence ATGCCGCATGGTTTTGAAGGCTTTTGGCAACATGCGATTGTTCTTCAAAATGTTTTAATAGGTCTACTTTTATTTAGAAATGCGAGAAAATGGGTCTATATCCTTGCTTTAATCTTAAGTGCGATTCTTTTGATAGAGTGTTTGTTATTTTGGTGGTTTGATGATTTGCTAATACGATTTACAATAGGAGGGCTGTTTATGATTTATTTTCTATTGGCTTCCGTCAAGGTCTACAAAGATATTTTGATGGCTAAAGAGGTCGGCAATGAAACAATTGCAGCAGCTTTTTCAGGCTTTATTATGTTGGGCTTTATTGGGGCTTTTTTGTTTACTTTAGTAGAACTATCAACGCCCAATTCTTTTAGCAATTTAGGAGTGGGAGAAAACCGCTTTCAGAATCTCAATTATTTTAGCTTTGTCAGTTTATTAACAATTGGTTATGGCGATATTGCTCCCTTGACCCCAGTAGCAAAAAAGATGGCTGTTTTTCTAGGTTTGGTTGGAAACTTTTACCTTACTTTTATTACAGCAATAGTTATCGGAAAATACCTAAGTGATAAATAA
- the msrB gene encoding peptide-methionine (R)-S-oxide reductase MsrB encodes MLKWIDVLKLANNGNPKPDRRVEKTEEEWKAILSPEEFRVTRQKGTERAHSSDLCNLFEPGKYACVCCETPLFDSEEKFQSGTGWPSFTQALQANALAYHKDKGFGMYRIETVCNTCDAHLGHVFQDGPPPSGLRYCINAVALKKLP; translated from the coding sequence ATGCTTAAATGGATTGATGTACTCAAACTGGCTAATAATGGAAACCCCAAACCAGATAGAAGAGTCGAAAAAACAGAAGAAGAATGGAAAGCTATTCTCAGCCCTGAAGAATTTAGAGTAACAAGGCAGAAAGGAACAGAAAGAGCACATAGTTCCGACTTGTGCAATCTTTTTGAGCCAGGAAAATATGCCTGTGTTTGTTGCGAAACACCGTTGTTTGATAGCGAAGAAAAATTTCAAAGTGGGACAGGCTGGCCTTCATTTACACAAGCCCTTCAAGCGAATGCACTGGCTTATCACAAGGATAAAGGTTTTGGGATGTATCGAATAGAAACGGTTTGCAATACTTGTGATGCGCATCTTGGACATGTGTTTCAAGACGGTCCTCCTCCTAGTGGTTTACGTTATTGTATCAATGCTGTTGCATTAAAAAAATTACCCTAA
- a CDS encoding TlpA family protein disulfide reductase yields the protein MMNNRLNISLIEIGAPLPDWLLEPINEGQTLPTPKDYQGTPLLILFFSLGCPGCLGRAIPYANRVVYENGERINVLGIHTNFEGVDFDAAYFEKAKEEFYIRFPIFKDYNYDTTCLNYGAGGTPHWILVDEEGKVVYSIFGSDPNNGLLRLDLKISELLNT from the coding sequence ATGATGAACAATAGACTTAATATCAGTTTAATAGAAATTGGTGCGCCCTTGCCCGATTGGTTGCTTGAACCAATTAACGAGGGGCAAACGCTTCCTACCCCTAAAGATTACCAAGGGACACCTTTATTAATTCTTTTTTTTAGTCTTGGATGCCCAGGTTGCTTGGGTAGAGCAATTCCTTATGCTAATCGGGTGGTCTATGAAAACGGGGAACGTATCAATGTCTTGGGAATTCATACCAATTTTGAAGGAGTTGATTTTGATGCGGCTTATTTTGAAAAGGCTAAAGAGGAGTTTTATATTCGTTTTCCGATCTTTAAAGATTATAATTACGATACGACCTGTCTCAATTATGGCGCAGGAGGAACCCCCCATTGGATTTTGGTTGACGAGGAAGGGAAGGTGGTTTATTCTATTTTTGGATCTGATCCCAACAACGGGTTACTTCGCCTAGATTTAAAAATTAGTGAACTTCTAAATACCTGA
- a CDS encoding protein adenylyltransferase SelO, whose translation MKLTINDTFNTELPADKNRNNVPRQVYDACFSYVDPIAPQKATLIHVSDEMLNAIGLKEEDKHSDEFLAIFSGAKKMEGTSPYAMCYGGHQFGHWAGQLGDGRAINLAEVRHNAQQWALQLKGAGRTPYSRSADGLAVLRSSVREHLCSEAMHHLGIPTTRSLSLALTGDQVWRDMLYDGNAAYEKGAVVCRVAPSFIRFGNFQLLTARQDIKNLKILADYTIRHFFPEIKEGKGTKQAYIQFFQEVATKTLDMIIHWQRVGFVHGVMNTDNFSILGLTIDYGPYGWLEGYDHNWTPNTTDKDYRRYRFGNQPGVALWNLAQLGNALYPLVEETEPLEAILQQFRVDYAKKYLSMMLNKLGLESVEEGDEKLIHDLTDLLQQSEVDMTLFFRNFFYFVKDTSITGGIKTLDFIMDAFYKPEELNDSVLGLWQDWLFKFKMRLQKDKKTDQERQVFMNRINPKYVLRNYMAQLAIDQANSGDYSLIEELYQMLKKPYEEQPEYQRWFAKRPEWARNKVGCSMLSCSS comes from the coding sequence ATGAAATTAACCATAAACGATACCTTTAATACAGAACTGCCAGCGGATAAGAATCGAAATAATGTTCCAAGGCAAGTTTATGATGCTTGTTTTTCTTATGTCGATCCCATTGCGCCTCAAAAAGCAACACTGATTCATGTTTCTGATGAAATGTTGAATGCAATAGGGTTAAAAGAAGAGGATAAGCATTCAGATGAATTCTTAGCAATCTTTTCGGGAGCAAAAAAAATGGAAGGAACAAGTCCTTATGCAATGTGTTACGGAGGGCATCAGTTTGGGCATTGGGCAGGACAGTTAGGTGATGGTAGAGCCATCAATTTAGCAGAAGTAAGGCATAATGCCCAGCAATGGGCATTACAACTTAAAGGAGCTGGCAGAACACCATATTCTCGTTCAGCCGATGGACTAGCAGTGTTGCGATCATCCGTAAGGGAGCATTTGTGTAGTGAAGCAATGCATCATTTGGGCATTCCAACAACTCGATCTTTGTCATTGGCACTGACTGGGGATCAAGTTTGGCGAGATATGCTTTATGATGGTAATGCTGCTTACGAAAAGGGGGCGGTTGTTTGTCGGGTAGCTCCTTCCTTTATTCGTTTTGGTAATTTTCAATTATTGACCGCTAGGCAAGATATAAAGAATCTAAAGATACTTGCAGATTATACGATTCGGCATTTTTTTCCAGAGATTAAGGAAGGAAAGGGAACAAAACAAGCCTATATTCAATTTTTTCAAGAAGTGGCTACTAAAACGCTGGATATGATTATCCATTGGCAGCGAGTAGGCTTTGTACATGGCGTAATGAATACAGACAATTTTTCTATTTTGGGACTGACAATAGATTATGGCCCTTATGGGTGGTTAGAAGGTTATGACCACAATTGGACGCCTAATACAACCGATAAAGATTATCGACGCTATAGATTTGGCAATCAACCTGGAGTTGCGTTGTGGAATCTGGCTCAGTTGGGCAATGCACTTTACCCATTAGTAGAAGAAACGGAACCTTTGGAAGCTATTTTACAGCAATTTAGAGTGGATTATGCAAAAAAGTATTTAAGCATGATGCTCAATAAGTTGGGATTAGAATCTGTAGAAGAAGGAGACGAAAAACTAATCCATGATTTAACCGATTTATTGCAACAGTCAGAAGTTGATATGACGTTATTTTTCCGAAACTTTTTTTATTTTGTAAAGGATACGTCCATTACTGGGGGGATAAAAACATTGGATTTTATAATGGATGCTTTTTATAAACCTGAAGAATTGAATGATAGCGTATTGGGATTGTGGCAGGATTGGCTGTTTAAATTTAAAATGAGATTACAAAAAGACAAAAAAACAGACCAAGAACGCCAAGTGTTTATGAATCGCATCAACCCTAAATATGTATTGCGGAACTATATGGCACAATTAGCCATTGACCAAGCCAATTCAGGAGATTATTCCTTAATTGAAGAACTCTACCAAATGCTTAAAAAGCCTTATGAGGAGCAACCTGAATATCAACGATGGTTTGCAAAACGTCCAGAATGGGCAAGGAATAAAGTGGGGTGTTCTATGTTGTCTTGCAGTTCTTAA